The window GATGATGGCTTGACAGTTTATTAAGTGAGATCGCGCTTTGAGCAATTGTTCTGATTTTTTCGTGAAGTTACTTCACTCAACAGGGTTTATGATTCTCTTGTCCTGATTTGGCACCCATCTGTGCTTCCAATTATCGGTGACCATTGAAAATCTACTGTGAACTGCATAGCTGATGAAGGCTTTATCCTTATACCACATTAAAGTTTGTTTTGAATAGTATCTCTAGAAAGAGGGTGCCTCGCCACACCCACATTTCTTTTTGTCGCGGAGAGGTCTCTAGTGTAGCCTTTCTTTCAGTATATGAAGGGAAGTATGAGATGGAAGGGGctgcattttgttttcttacacATGTACTTGGAGACAGCTAGGTCAATTCACTAATGTCCAGTATGTGCACACAGCCGTGCGGAAAGTTTCTTGTTCTACTGCATTGCAATCCCTGTCCAATAGAAAAGTATACCCTGCTTTAGCAGATATACATACCAGATTGATTGCATTGTATATTATCTGGACATCCTGGGAATGGAGGGATGGGCAATTGCAGTATTTTTTCTGCTGACAATTTAGATCTATTGAGTGGGATCACATTGTCAGTAATGGTTCTGACTATCTATGAATGTACCTCACTCAGTTGGGATTATAATATCCATCTTTGACACCCACCTGTGGTCCCGTATGAAAAGATAGCTTTACGAATAGCATgtcttgtaaatattattactgaGACTAGAAGTAATTTCCATCATAGCCTTGCCAAGTGGGTCTGATTGAATAGCTCTAGGTCTTGAGTGTGATCTTCTTTAATTGATAATAACCAGTGTTGTCTCCTTGTGGTATCATTTATCTAAAGGTCTATAGGAGTATTTcagattttaaatgattttccAACAAACAGTTGCTGAGAGAAAATGATTTAGTAGCTTCAGGTATCCAAATTTCAATGTAGCCTTTCTCTGGCAATATCTATTCATAATATGAGATGCGAGTGTCTcaattttgatatgattttcCGAAGTAGCTTTGCTGGAGCCTGGAGGACCTGATTGAATGGCTATAGGTCTCAACTTCCCAGCCTCCAGTATCCTTATGTTGTTTGCTTAGCAGGGGAAGGGGTTTCACTTGGTATTCTTACCCATGCAGAGTTCTATGTTGTAGGCTGCCTATAAAGTTGGTATCAGTTTGTTTAGTACAATAATCTCTTTTGGGTGCACATGGCAGTGCTGTTGTAACCTTCTTATTTCTTAGTACATTATGATTCTTGTACAAGCAAGAAGCACATCCTGCTTCATTGTATACGCACTGGATTGAGTATATTTCCTAAGATCTTCCATCCGGATGTCCCTTAATTCCCGTGACTGTGGGATAATTGCCTTAGTTACACCCAAGGCATTTTGGTTGAGTTACTAAATGAATCACACTCACAGCAATGGTTCCAAGTATTTGTGAGCTCTCTTGACTCAACATTGTTTTGGAGAGGTTTTCATTGTAGCTTTTCTTCTTAGCTATATTTGTGAGAGGTATGGAATAGCTGAATGGTTTTTAGTATAGCATTGCCAAGTGGGCATGTTTGGATGCCTCTAGTTCTCCTGCGTGGTTCCCATCTGGCAATATTTATGTTCTTCTGGTATGCCTGGTAAGAGAATAGAGGATTCGAAGCATTTCGTTTTGGTATGATTTTGCAAGTgcattttatgtgttttttaagtgAATTTCTGGATCTGACTGCTGCGAGCTTATGGGGGGAAGGGGTTGTGCATGTTTTCTGATCCTTGGTGAGTTCAAAACAACAGCAAAGCAGCATGCCCTGCCTCTGTGGATGTGCACCAGATTTAGCGCATTAGCTAGGGTTTTTAACTTGGACATCCAGGGACGTGAGTGGGGTTGTtgcagtattttttttgttttgacacATGAAGATTCATGAATAAAATCACAGTTGAGCAATGGTTCTGAGCATCTATATGAAGACACATCACCGTGGTTTATGATTCTCTTTCCAGTTCTGGGATCCATCTGTGATGCTGGATATAAAATTCATTGCTTCCATCTGGCTTATTAAACATGGTCCGGCCCGGCTAGGCAAGTTGATTTAGTAACTTGTCGATTCAGTGTTTGGATGGGATTGAGTTTGATCTTGAATTATCTTTTAGATTGACCTGGTTAGATTAGATTTActttaaggatattttaaaaaaacaatttttttgtctaaaatgattttgtttcataaaaaaactaaaataacatagttttgaATTAACCTATCGatcaaagaaactaaaaaagtttGTTCCTTTatgatttccaagaaaaaaatttatgatttgtttaccAAAGAAACAGGGGATAAAGATTGTTACTTTATGATTTCCAACAGGGTCTTGCCAAGTGGTGCTGATGATATGTTCccgttttgaatatttatagtTGACATTTTTGGATCAATTATGAATTTTCACGTGTTTTCTTAATTTACTAGATACCAGGCCCGTTTTATGTCGTGGACTTATAGCCTGTTTATGTATTATTgggaatttataaaaaaaataaaaaaaaattatatagaaaaaaactattacaattcacaatgtttttttttaaaaaaaaaactacaaaactaaattcttaaccagattaatatttaaaaactaaaatgaacaaagaaaattttgaaaaaaatcataaaaaaaaaataaaagaaaaaaaaaccatgcaaggAAACACTATAACAATCTATAAtgtttcatgagaaaaaaaaaggaaaaaaaaccatgcagggAAACCagcttcatattaaaaaaataaaatcaacaaagacaattctaaaaaaacaaaaaattgaaaaaaaagaagacaattttggaaaaaaaagcaaagaaaatagaaaaaaaaacacgtggggaaaattaaagttgaattctcaatcagttcaatattaaaaaaaagaattcaacaaagataattttggaaaaaaaacatgtggggaaacgCTGTagtaaaacaaaaaccatgtgggaaacaTTATAACAATCCagagtgttttaaagaaaaaaactacgaagcaaaatcgacaaaaaccatttaaaaaaaattcataaaaaaagcgATGTAGGAAAAAATTATAGTAATCcgtaatgttttaaagaaaaaaactacataattaatttttcaactagttcaatattaaaaaaaattgataaagataatttaaaaaaacaaaaaaaaaaagacaatcttgagagaaaaaaaacatgtaaagctcaaaaaaaaaaaacaaaacaaaatgtggaaataaaaaaaaaaacagaaaataaaaaaaagcaagtgGGGGGGGAAAGTAACAGTACTTTCCCCACACTATTAGTTAATTGTTGCTGTTTAGTTGGAGATGCTCCTTgtctgtttgaaaaaacaagTGTATAATTAATGACATGTCCGTGTAAAGATTTATCAAAAACAACACCAGTCTTCAGTCTGCACATGCTCATCACATCTCGAGACCAATGCAAGAAGGTTCCCCCTTCCCCTTGGAGAACCAGTGTGAATCCGAAGGTTGAGGATCATGTTCATGGCTTGAACTGACATCTTCCAAATTATGCtaaacacacaaaaaacaaaattcttacgAACACTTTTTGGAGAAGGAGGGGTTCTTGGAtctttgaatatatataaaattttaaaatatattaagttgatttatttttaaataaaaaatattttaaaaggtaaTTGCTACTACTATTTCAATCACGCGTTAatctaaaacaacattattttgtaatttttttaaaatataaaatttttgttgaaaaaatcaaattagattttgattaaattaaacaaattacaGATTGATTATTGCATTGATTGGATTTTAAGAGATGAATCCTCACCAGTCTTAATTTAAAATGGATTCCAGATTGATCATTGGATCAATTGGATTTTAATAGATCAATCCtcatctattttaatttaaaatttaatttgggttCAACGTgaaattaggtttaataacaataatccaagtaaaaatttaaaattaaagatgataaAAGGAGTTtctcatatataaaaataaaaaagtttctaCCAGAAACCTGTGTGGAATACGAGGATTCCTTCGACAGtgtagagtaaaaaaaataaaagaacccTTGCCTAAATCTAACTGTCagattttgtgtattttttttataaatatttcaaagCCCATTCACACCACAAAGATATTTATTAATCTCCAAACAAACCACAAGATGGACAATAatcatcattaaattaattaatgtttttattttttttattaatataaatatccaGGCCAGTCTACgcatatctcgattaattttacgggctctaaagttaatgattatatagcttttaataattttaaaatttataaaattaaaattattaattttaaaaaaataaatctgattgGTCCTTATTTTTGGGCACCCAGAGCACATGCAGGGAGTCCTTTAGGGGATAAgagaaatggaaaagaaaaaaagattatatttttcaGACAAGACACAGAAAAAGACAACTAAGTGGTAGCTTTCATATATCAGCCTTATcccttgaattttaaaaataattataaattaagtattttatgaaccctattaaatattaaaaaaaaacgactTCATTTTATTCGAGAATTaacagtttttatttaaaaaaaaaatctggctTCGAGATCCTGCAGGCTCGTAAATCAAAATTTGTCTGGaggtaaaaaattcaataattaaaatatattttttgaggtttgccgccttttttttttttttttttccagtgggaatcataattttattttcctcgTTTATTAGCAACttccttttaactttttttcgtGGGCTGCTGCCACCTGGCAGCCCTTGGGTTCTCATGCAATAACGTAACAACCACAAAAATATGCTATAGTGGTGCGCTCGAGGTTTCTTCCGCCCTGTCGGTCACTCTCTCAACAACCatctatcttttattttgtaagtttatttttgtattttaaaaatatttttattttaaattattttgatgtttttatatcaaaaattaattttaaaaaataaaaaaattatttcaatatattttcaagtaaaaatcattttaaaaagcaactattactataatatcaatttatttttacatttcgaaaatactttttaaaataagagaatccagcaattttatttttcttccctgTAATATTTATGTGGTCACCACAACGTGGAAAACACACGTCTCTCTCCTATATGTTTTTTCACATCAATTCTTAGGAGTTTGATGTCCACACAACTacgttttttttaatccaatctatagttttaaaatttgagtCGGCAACTATAAAACCAATttggattaattattttttttttaaaaaaaaattaaaataatatcattttaataaaaaaataaaataacatcataaaCACCCTAAAATATCTatctttttattcattaaagtcttcttataaaaaagaaaaatcaatacaaTTTACAACCctttaaataggaaaaataaaaagccatAATCTCAATAGGAAAACATAATAGAATAAATTAAACAGAATCCTAATAATACTGAATATCATAATAAATCTATTTTCtacttaaataaaactaaaaactaaaaaaatcttaataattatataaatattacaaatgaAAAACCCAACCTGAAATACTTGAACCACacccaattttttaaaaacccgtatgtttttgcatttcaaaaacttttttgaaaaaaattaaaaatttcttattttttatttattttaaattaattatttttggtgttttcagatcattttaatttgtcaatatcaaaaaataatttttttaaaaaaatattatttcaatacatttctaaaaaaaggAGTCATTATTACGGTACCAAATTaacacctttttatttatttattaacgtgggtgtccgggtcattTTACGTGCACTTCGACTAATTTCACGAGCtttgaaattaatgaccatataaactTTTAGTagccttaaaatttataaaatttataaaatttaaattaataattttttaaaatataaacataaaacttgACTAGTTATACTATATTTACTGGAGGTCTCCTTCCTTGTGTTTGCTGCCAAAGGTCCTGTACTGTGTACGTGTTTAGGGCCTCGAAATTATACCCTCACCAAACACGCACTGAGTCCAATTCCAATCAGGCAGAGTGGCACAAATATGGAGTTGCTCCTCACGAAATACGCTGGACCACAGCATGGATCGATCACAGTCACACACAACAACTAAAACAAAAGATGGCGAGTGGGCAAGTCAATCAGCAGCCTGAAATGTGAACACTGGTCCCTTTCTAGAGAgataaaaacaatcataaagGTCAGTCAATATAGTCTATGTTCAAATTCAGGCGAGCAATATCTTAGCAATTTCCTCCTAGTTTCCACACTACTCAGACTCATTTCCTGGTAACCCACCTGGGAAAAATTAGGTAATCTGAGGCTATAAAATAATCACTTTGGTAGttatcatataaaattaatattactataCATTATATATTATTACATGTTGCGAGGACGACAAGATTAGATTCAAGTCATTTGAACTCAACATTTGTCCTGTTTTCTTCCTTCACCACAGtaggttttgattttaaatatgcATGATTATCATGCAATACAAGAGTTGGACTCGCCATTTGTCGCAGTTCTCTAGCACAGCAGATATTAACTAACGTTACCAACCAACTTCATCTGGAAAAAAAAGACTTCTTTGGATTTGAGAATTTACACAGTGATGCAACGGAAGCACAGACAATAGAGAAAAAACGTAGTAGCGACGACAAAAATAGAGGTTGTAGTCTTGTAGTTTTATCGTTGAAGAGAAAactttatcatgattttttctgtttaaaagatttacaattttttaaataaatttaaaaactaatataaacaaattagaaaaataaaaataatcaaatctctaaataaattaggaaaaataaaaataaaaatatcaatctcaatttgatttattaaactaaataaaaattgtttttgttcataaactaaatagtaaataataataattaaaaaataataattttttcctgAAAATCCTCTCGTGTCACATGCATAGTCAGGAATGAAGGGCAATGGTGTTTGTTGCAAGTAAAAAtcctaaaacactaaaaatactataattataAAGAGACTCTTATCCAAGCCTCTCTTGTTAGaacgcatatatatatatatatatatatatatatatatatatatatatatatatatatatgcaaaacATCCAATATTCTTTACctaataatgttattattagACTATTTGATTATCAacttttttacatataaaaataataataattgtggctTGGTTCAAACATCAAATCCGTAACATAGTTTTTACTAAACCCACCCTCGCGTTCTAGCCTTCGCTTATTTAAACCCTTCACGTCCATCAAAGATGCCACAAGAACCTCTCCTCCTCTCCTCCCATATCTTCAAGCAAGACTATCCAAAGACTTCCAGCGCCAACAATGGATCAACTACAAAAATGTGATGCAAATTATGTTCCTCTCACCCCCGTAACTTTCTTGAAGAGAGCTAGTGCTGTTTATGCCAACCGCACCTCTGTTATCTATGAAGGCACCCGCTTCACATGGAGGCAAACTTATGAACGTTGCTGCCGCCTTGCTGATTCCCTCCGGTCCCTTAACGTCGGAAAGAACGATGTTGTAAGTTCATCAATCTTTGTTCTTggattttcttttgactttttgACGTATCGTATCatcatttttaatgtttttttttgttctttgttttgcttATGTACGTATATAGGTGTCCGTGTTGGCTCCAAATATTCCAGCAGTATACGAGATGCATTTCGCTGTGCCTATGGCTGGAGCAGTTCTCAATACTATCAACACAAGGCTAGATGCCAAGAACATAGCCACCATTCTTATCCATTCAGGAGCTAAGGTTTTCTTCGTGGATTGCCAATACAAGGAGTTAGCGGATAAGGCCCTTCGATTCCTGGAAGGCCCTGTGCCATCAATTATTGCTATTATCGATGACGTTGACACACCTACCGGTGTCCGATTCGGTCAGTTCGAGTATGAACAACTTGTCCAAAGGGGCAATCCAGGATACACAGGTGAACTAATTCAAGATGAATGGGATCCTATTGCCTTGAATTATACATCAGGAACAACATCTGCTCCGAAAGGAGTTGTTTATAGTCATAGAGGTGCTTATCTTAGCACTCTTAGCCTAATTCTTGGCTGGGAAATGGGAAGTGCGCCTGTTTACTTATGGTCTCTCCCCATGTTCCATTGCAATGGCTGGACATTCACTTGGGGTGTCGCTGCACGCGGCGGAACCAACGTTTGCATACGCAACACCAGTGCTAAAGACATGTACCAAAGCATTGCTGACCATAAGGTGACTCACATGTGTTGTGCACCAATTGTTTTCAACATTCTGCTTGAGGCCAAACCTCATGAGCGCCGCGAAATCACTTCACCGGTCGAAATACTCACAGGAGGTGCGCCCCCACCAGCCTCATTGCTTGAAAAGATTGAATCTCTCGGATTCCACGTGACGCACGCCTATGGCCTTACTGAGGCTACTGGGCCAGCACTTGTGTGTGAATGGCAGACTAAGTGGAACAAGCTTCCACAGCAGGATCAGGCAAAACTCAAGGCAAGGCAAGGAATTAGCATACTGACACTTGCCGATGCAGACATTAAGGATTTGGACACCATGGCTAGCATGCCGCGTGATGGCAAGACAATGGGAGAAATTGTCCTAAGAGGTAGCAGTATCATGAAAGGTTACTTCAAGGATCCTGAGGCAACTTCCAAGGCCTTCAGGAATGGATGGTTTGTTACTGGAGATGTTGGTGTCATTCATCCTGATGGATACCTGGAAATTAAGGACAGGTCAAAAGATGTGATTATTTCTGGTGGTGAAAATATCAGCAGCGTAGAATTGGAGTCTGTACTCTATAGACATCCAAGAGTCCTGGAAGCAGCTGTGGTGGCAATGCCACATCCCAAATGGGGAGAAAGTCCCTGTGCATTCATCTCAGTGAAAAAGAATTCCAACGGCGAAACGAATGATGTTAAAGAATCTGAAATTATTGCTTACTGCAGGAAAAATCTTCCCCGTTTTATGATTCCAAAGAGGGTGGAATTCATGGCTGAGTTACCAAAAACTTCAACAGGAAAAATTCAGAAATTCCAGTTAAGGGAAGTGGCCAAAAATTTTGCTGTCAATGAGAAGTTGCCCAGCAAGAAGCCTACTGGAAGCAGCACGCCTTCAGTTTCTGGTCAAGTCAATACAGAAGTTCCAGGATATGCTCATGAACAAGTTCTTGCTATGTCTCgtctttgaattttgaattcaatactTGATTAAACATTGAAATAAGATGTGTACAGGGTGGTTTACAACTTTTTAAGACTAATGAGcgtaatttcttctttttatctttatcttttttttccaatgagaAATAGTTTTAAGAATTAAGAGGCTTCTCttctatcaataaaattttatttcttctataaatattaatgttgctctttttttccaattatGTTTTGACTGTgacaatcaatatatatatatatatatatatatatatatatatatatatatatgatcatttGAATGCTAAATTGCTGTTTAAAATGATTGTgtctcattctttttatcttCAACCAATTGCCATGTGATAGTCCT of the Populus nigra chromosome 7, ddPopNigr1.1, whole genome shotgun sequence genome contains:
- the LOC133700006 gene encoding trans-cinnamate:CoA ligase, peroxisomal-like, with translation MDQLQKCDANYVPLTPVTFLKRASAVYANRTSVIYEGTRFTWRQTYERCCRLADSLRSLNVGKNDVVSVLAPNIPAVYEMHFAVPMAGAVLNTINTRLDAKNIATILIHSGAKVFFVDCQYKELADKALRFLEGPVPSIIAIIDDVDTPTGVRFGQFEYEQLVQRGNPGYTGELIQDEWDPIALNYTSGTTSAPKGVVYSHRGAYLSTLSLILGWEMGSAPVYLWSLPMFHCNGWTFTWGVAARGGTNVCIRNTSAKDMYQSIADHKVTHMCCAPIVFNILLEAKPHERREITSPVEILTGGAPPPASLLEKIESLGFHVTHAYGLTEATGPALVCEWQTKWNKLPQQDQAKLKARQGISILTLADADIKDLDTMASMPRDGKTMGEIVLRGSSIMKGYFKDPEATSKAFRNGWFVTGDVGVIHPDGYLEIKDRSKDVIISGGENISSVELESVLYRHPRVLEAAVVAMPHPKWGESPCAFISVKKNSNGETNDVKESEIIAYCRKNLPRFMIPKRVEFMAELPKTSTGKIQKFQLREVAKNFAVNEKLPSKKPTGSSTPSVSGQVNTEVPGYAHEQVLAMSRL